The following coding sequences lie in one Candidatus Dormiibacterota bacterium genomic window:
- a CDS encoding tyrosine-type recombinase/integrase, whose translation MPKLTVIDPPPATAMERLVEDYLDYHRGMGHSIRTTRDAYGYPLRTLLLPFCAAEGVEQPSQLTDRHLNRLSGTLLETGHPFALRPKPLAKASVHAYMRAINSFLAWVRKEGEKVDAKAPLPKLSRPVIDVLTRAEIQAMEDAADNERDKLIVRLLADTGIRLSELLGLRSADILEGDGRHVFLKIRGKGDKERLVPLAPALARRLRRFADKTRKDANTNRIFIALRRQPNSCEYRPLTPSGLGQMIRILAETTKLDKRVHPHLFRHSFATHMLRKGMNPLILQQTLGHADLTMITRTYSHLNQDDAYEA comes from the coding sequence ATGCCCAAGCTGACCGTCATCGACCCCCCGCCGGCGACCGCGATGGAGCGCCTGGTCGAGGACTACCTCGACTACCACCGGGGCATGGGGCACTCGATCCGGACGACCCGCGACGCCTACGGCTATCCGCTCCGCACGCTCCTGCTGCCCTTCTGCGCCGCGGAGGGAGTCGAGCAGCCGTCGCAGCTCACCGACCGGCACCTGAACCGCCTCTCGGGCACCCTGCTCGAGACCGGGCATCCCTTCGCGCTGCGGCCGAAGCCGCTCGCCAAGGCGTCGGTGCACGCCTACATGCGGGCGATCAACAGCTTCCTCGCGTGGGTCCGGAAGGAGGGGGAGAAGGTCGATGCCAAGGCTCCGCTGCCCAAGCTGAGCCGGCCGGTCATCGACGTGCTCACCCGGGCGGAGATCCAGGCGATGGAGGACGCCGCCGACAACGAGCGCGACAAGCTCATCGTCCGCCTCCTGGCCGACACCGGCATCCGTCTCAGCGAGCTCCTCGGGCTCCGGTCCGCGGACATCCTCGAGGGCGACGGCCGGCACGTCTTTCTGAAGATCCGCGGGAAGGGCGACAAGGAGCGGCTGGTGCCCCTGGCGCCAGCGCTCGCGCGTCGTCTTCGCCGCTTCGCCGACAAGACCCGGAAGGACGCGAACACCAACCGCATCTTCATCGCGCTGCGCCGGCAGCCGAACAGCTGCGAGTACCGGCCGCTGACGCCGTCGGGGCTGGGGCAGATGATCCGCATCCTCGCCGAGACGACGAAGCTCGACAAGCGGGTCCACCCGCACCTGTTCCGCCACTCCTTCGCCACGCACATGCTGCGGAAGGGGATGAACCCGCTGATCCTTCAGCAGACGCTCGGGCACGCCGACCTGACGATGATCACCCGGACCTACTCGCACCTCAATCAGGACGACGCCTACGAGGCGA
- a CDS encoding Lrp/AsnC ligand binding domain-containing protein encodes MVTAFLMIVCEPQGIHALGQALADTEGVEQVYTTTGTTDFIATVRVPDLDALATLVTQKVATLPGVVRTDTHLAMRSYGKNEIQAAFDIGLD; translated from the coding sequence ATGGTCACCGCCTTCCTGATGATCGTCTGCGAGCCGCAGGGCATCCACGCGCTGGGCCAGGCACTGGCCGACACCGAGGGAGTGGAGCAGGTCTACACCACGACCGGGACGACCGACTTCATCGCCACGGTGCGGGTGCCCGACCTCGACGCCCTGGCGACACTGGTCACCCAGAAGGTGGCGACCCTCCCCGGGGTGGTGCGCACCGATACCCACCTCGCGATGCGCTCCTACGGGAAGAACGAGATCCAGGCGGCCTTCGACATCGGGCTTGACTGA
- a CDS encoding ABC transporter ATP-binding protein — MTEGDGGRIPVPALETRGVERSLPLGGETVEILRGIDLRIMRGELAALVGPSGSGKSTLLGVIAGLDRPSAGRVLVDGIDITDMPESRLAMVRNAKIGMVFQAFNLIPTLTAQENVEVPLFVGDHPGSPSARAREMLALVGLEHRTRHRPSQLSGGEQQRVAIARALATRPAIVIADEPTGNLDAATGERILQLIAEIRGQLGTTFLIGTHDPVIARRAERVITIVDGRLIAETTVGR, encoded by the coding sequence TTGACTGAGGGCGACGGCGGCCGGATCCCGGTCCCTGCGCTGGAGACCCGCGGCGTCGAGCGGAGCCTTCCCCTGGGTGGCGAGACGGTCGAGATCCTCCGCGGCATCGACCTCCGCATCATGCGGGGCGAGCTCGCCGCGCTGGTGGGTCCGAGCGGCAGCGGGAAGAGCACCCTGCTCGGGGTCATCGCCGGCCTCGACCGGCCCAGCGCGGGGCGGGTGCTGGTCGACGGCATCGACATCACCGACATGCCCGAGAGCCGGCTGGCGATGGTCCGCAACGCCAAGATCGGCATGGTGTTCCAGGCCTTCAACCTCATCCCGACGCTGACCGCCCAGGAGAACGTCGAGGTGCCGCTCTTCGTCGGCGACCACCCCGGCTCGCCCTCGGCGCGGGCGCGGGAGATGCTGGCGCTGGTCGGGCTCGAGCACCGCACCCGGCACCGGCCCTCGCAGCTGAGCGGCGGCGAGCAGCAGCGGGTCGCGATCGCGAGAGCACTGGCGACGCGGCCGGCGATCGTGATCGCCGACGAGCCCACCGGCAACCTCGACGCCGCCACCGGCGAGCGCATCCTGCAGCTGATCGCCGAGATCCGCGGGCAGCTGGGCACCACCTTCCTGATCGGGACCCACGACCCGGTGATCGCGCGCCGCGCCGAGCGGGTGATCACCATCGTCGACGGGCGGCTCATCGCGGAGACCACGGTGGGCCGGTGA
- a CDS encoding FtsX-like permease family protein translates to MSGRLRLWTRYSLRAVRRGGQRSLLAIFCITVGVMAVVALRLAGDMVSLSLTSNLRSIIGADVTVQSNAIPLSPADLARFDELRRDRLIDDYSAIGVERGSVRRGGGHIARVNVDVVDPKHYPLVGGGELAAPARGSFATLLAAPGTVILTQFIADQAGVRLGDTAHLTLVRGGGADLRVAGLLRNSILESTAAYIAPPTYAAVSGRPLGYGTVQATAPDPASAQRAADRLRTAFPTASVQTVQDALDENITISREISRTLQIIGLLALLMGGIGIVNTMQVSLQRRRTEIAMLKTAGYRRRDLYALFGLEAAILGLAGGIAGTAVGVGVSAVVRVLVERVFLISIAFHVGAATLVTGVVVGLATALIFGLLPIVRAAAIRPQAVLRDLPGGVTAGSAAQTAGLYALLVVLFAALSAGLLGSVAYALATVAGTVAALAALGGVFWVMVWLVGRIPIPERLPLPRRLTTALRLALRAIGRSRGRTATTLVALFTGVFGIGLVLVLGQNISAKVDESISRLSTYNLFAIAAPHDAAAVTAVTASLPGVQQRRVTADVAAVPTALNGTPLRDAVAGAGGATGRGRRFRIGQLSGVEGYDLAGGQLPEVAIAAGRTLSAADAGTMNVLARFDVAFPPLLLGPGDTVILQQEATGRSVTLRLVGLYTPISHGVGPRLPTFLEPVLGDRGVPTALGPDEVQTAVALRVDPGHTATALRRIEDAAPGATVYDVADLGALVKQVLGNLTVLMLALASLALFAGVVIIANTVALAMLERRREMGILKAVGHSSRSVLSMVLVENAVVAVIGAGTGMVVVTIATGQIGAHVLETDLVVGRGVAVSVVAGVVAVVVVVAGLVAWGPTRVRPLEVLRYE, encoded by the coding sequence GTGAGCGGCCGGCTGCGCCTCTGGACCCGCTACTCGCTGCGGGCGGTGCGCCGCGGCGGCCAGCGCTCGCTGCTGGCGATCTTCTGCATCACCGTCGGGGTGATGGCGGTGGTGGCACTGCGCCTCGCCGGCGACATGGTGTCGCTCTCGCTGACCAGCAACCTTCGGAGCATCATCGGCGCCGACGTCACCGTGCAGTCGAACGCCATCCCCCTCTCCCCCGCCGACCTCGCCCGCTTCGACGAGCTGCGCCGCGACAGGCTCATCGACGACTACAGCGCCATCGGCGTCGAGCGCGGCTCGGTGCGGCGTGGCGGTGGGCACATCGCGCGGGTGAACGTGGACGTGGTCGACCCGAAGCACTATCCGCTGGTCGGCGGCGGTGAGCTGGCCGCGCCGGCACGGGGCAGCTTCGCCACCCTGCTCGCCGCACCGGGTACGGTCATCCTCACCCAGTTCATCGCCGACCAGGCCGGGGTGCGGCTCGGCGACACCGCCCACCTCACCCTGGTGCGCGGCGGCGGCGCCGACCTTCGCGTCGCCGGGCTGCTGCGCAACAGCATTCTGGAGAGCACCGCCGCCTACATCGCCCCGCCCACCTACGCCGCGGTCTCGGGCCGCCCGCTCGGCTACGGCACGGTGCAGGCCACCGCCCCGGACCCGGCGAGCGCGCAGCGGGCCGCCGACCGTCTGCGCACCGCCTTTCCCACCGCGAGCGTCCAGACCGTGCAGGACGCGCTCGACGAGAACATCACCATCTCGCGCGAGATCAGCCGCACCCTGCAGATCATCGGCCTGCTCGCCCTGCTGATGGGCGGGATCGGGATCGTGAACACCATGCAGGTGTCGCTGCAGCGGCGGCGCACCGAGATCGCGATGCTCAAGACCGCCGGCTACCGGCGCCGCGACCTCTACGCGCTGTTCGGCCTCGAGGCGGCGATCCTGGGGCTGGCCGGGGGGATCGCCGGCACCGCGGTCGGCGTGGGCGTCAGCGCGGTGGTGCGGGTGCTGGTGGAGCGCGTCTTCCTCATCTCGATCGCCTTCCACGTCGGCGCCGCGACCCTGGTCACCGGCGTGGTCGTCGGGCTCGCGACCGCGCTGATCTTCGGGCTGCTGCCCATCGTCCGGGCCGCGGCGATCCGGCCGCAGGCGGTGCTGCGCGACCTCCCCGGCGGGGTCACCGCGGGGTCGGCCGCGCAGACCGCGGGCCTCTATGCGCTGCTGGTGGTGCTCTTCGCCGCGCTCAGCGCCGGCCTGCTCGGCAGCGTCGCCTACGCGCTGGCCACCGTGGCCGGCACCGTCGCCGCGCTCGCCGCGCTCGGTGGCGTCTTCTGGGTGATGGTCTGGCTGGTGGGGCGGATCCCGATCCCCGAGCGCCTTCCCCTCCCCCGCCGGCTCACCACCGCGCTGCGGCTCGCCCTCCGTGCGATCGGTCGCAGCCGGGGGCGCACCGCCACCACCCTGGTGGCGCTGTTCACCGGGGTCTTCGGCATCGGCCTGGTGCTGGTGCTCGGACAGAACATCAGCGCCAAGGTCGATGAGAGCATCAGCCGTCTCAGCACCTACAACCTCTTCGCCATCGCCGCCCCCCACGACGCCGCCGCCGTGACCGCCGTGACCGCGTCGCTCCCCGGCGTCCAGCAGCGCCGGGTCACCGCCGACGTCGCCGCGGTGCCGACCGCGCTCAACGGCACGCCGCTCCGTGACGCGGTCGCCGGCGCCGGCGGCGCCACCGGTCGCGGCCGCCGGTTCCGCATCGGGCAGCTCAGCGGGGTGGAGGGATACGACCTCGCCGGCGGGCAGCTGCCCGAGGTGGCGATCGCCGCCGGCCGCACCCTCAGCGCCGCCGACGCGGGGACGATGAACGTCCTCGCGCGCTTCGACGTCGCCTTCCCGCCGCTGCTGCTCGGGCCCGGTGACACCGTCATCCTCCAGCAGGAGGCGACCGGTCGCAGCGTCACCCTGCGCCTCGTCGGCCTGTACACGCCGATCAGCCACGGGGTGGGCCCGCGCCTGCCCACCTTCCTCGAGCCGGTGCTCGGCGACCGCGGCGTGCCCACCGCGCTCGGACCCGACGAGGTGCAGACCGCGGTGGCGCTGCGCGTCGACCCCGGCCACACCGCCACGGCGCTGCGCCGCATCGAGGACGCCGCCCCCGGCGCCACCGTCTACGACGTCGCCGACCTCGGCGCGCTGGTGAAGCAGGTGCTCGGCAACCTCACCGTGCTGATGCTTGCGCTGGCGTCGCTGGCGCTCTTCGCCGGGGTGGTGATCATCGCCAACACGGTCGCGCTGGCGATGCTCGAGCGCCGCCGCGAGATGGGCATCCTCAAGGCGGTGGGCCACTCCAGCCGCTCGGTGCTCTCGATGGTGCTGGTCGAGAACGCGGTGGTCGCGGTCATCGGCGCGGGGACCGGGATGGTGGTCGTGACCATCGCCACCGGGCAGATCGGCGCCCACGTGCTCGAGACCGACCTCGTTGTGGGCCGGGGCGTGGCGGTGTCGGTGGTCGCCGGCGTGGTCGCGGTCGTCGTGGTGGTGGCCGGCCTGGTCGCCTGGGGACCCACCCGGGTGCGCCCGCTGGAGGTGCTGCGCTACGAGTGA
- a CDS encoding DUF3500 domain-containing protein, with protein MASGGVGMVAAASALLDALDAPGRVRALIPFDDPRRMRWTYLPRERFGLPLRAMDGDQRLLAHRLLRTALSLAGLAQAATVTAWETVLEAVERRDDGRRDPGRYHVVVFDQPSPEARWGWRFEGHHLSVSVTLRGDTPVTATPLFLGANPARVGFEGGGTLRPLGVEEDLGRELLASLGPAARGRAVVDALAPEDILSGTAVDAGGLPVAGVLAGELEGEPRQLLGRLVRLYVARLDPALGALFAGVEDDPGLRFAWAGGGEPGMPHYYRLAGERLLVEYDCTQDGANHVHTVVRDPRGDIGVDPLRAHVAAAHRGGGHS; from the coding sequence ATGGCCTCCGGCGGCGTGGGGATGGTTGCGGCGGCGTCCGCATTGCTCGATGCGCTCGACGCGCCCGGTCGGGTTCGTGCGCTCATCCCCTTCGACGACCCGCGACGGATGCGGTGGACCTACCTTCCGCGCGAGCGCTTCGGCCTGCCGCTGCGCGCCATGGACGGTGACCAGCGGCTGCTCGCCCACCGCCTCCTCCGCACCGCGCTGAGCCTTGCCGGGCTCGCCCAGGCGGCCACGGTCACCGCGTGGGAGACCGTGCTCGAGGCGGTCGAGCGTCGCGACGACGGGCGTCGTGATCCGGGCAGGTACCACGTCGTCGTCTTCGACCAGCCGTCGCCGGAGGCACGGTGGGGGTGGCGCTTCGAGGGGCATCACCTCAGCGTGTCGGTGACGCTGCGGGGCGACACGCCGGTGACCGCGACCCCGCTCTTCCTCGGCGCCAACCCGGCGCGGGTCGGCTTCGAGGGGGGCGGCACGCTCCGCCCGCTCGGGGTCGAGGAGGACCTCGGCCGCGAGCTGCTCGCCAGCCTCGGTCCCGCCGCGCGGGGCCGCGCGGTGGTGGACGCGCTGGCTCCCGAGGACATCCTCTCCGGCACCGCCGTCGACGCCGGCGGGCTGCCGGTCGCGGGCGTCCTCGCCGGCGAGCTCGAGGGCGAGCCCCGGCAGCTGCTGGGCCGGCTGGTGCGGCTCTACGTCGCCCGGCTCGACCCCGCGCTCGGAGCGCTCTTCGCCGGTGTCGAGGACGACCCCGGGCTGCGGTTCGCATGGGCGGGAGGCGGGGAGCCGGGCATGCCCCACTACTACCGGCTCGCCGGCGAGCGTCTCCTCGTCGAGTACGACTGCACCCAGGACGGTGCCAACCACGTGCACACCGTGGTGCGCGACCCCCGCGGCGACATCGGCGTCGACCCGCTGCGCGCCCACGTCGCCGCCGCCCATCGCGGCGGCGGTCACTCGTAG